TTGATGCCAGATTTTTTTTTAAGCCACTCAACCTCCGTGGTTAAGCGACCGATTTTCGCATAGAGTTCAGACGTTTCTTTTTCATGCTCCTTCTTGAGGGTGGCGTTCTTCTTGCCTTCGTCCTCAAACAGGCTTGACATATTCTCTACGGCAGTGTTCTTCCAACGGTGGAGCATCGTGACGTGCACACCGTATTCAGATGAAATCTGAGCGATAGTTTTTTCTTCTTTGAGTAGTTCCAAGACGACTTCTGCTTTGAATGATGCCGAATAATGTTTTCTCATACTCATATTGTAGCTTAATCGGTCCCTTCTGAGTTGTTTAGTTTCTGGGGACCACTATACCTTTTATCGGTTCAAGATACCTGCATGCTCAATTATACCTCCCATAAAAATACCAAAGGGTTGGGGGATTTTGGCGCAGGTCCTGTTCAAAGAGGGTTAATCATACATTCCACGCTTGCCGTGACTACCAAAGGGATTGCACTTGGACTATTGGATCAATTTATATGGACGCGCGACCCTGAGGATCGCGGTAAACGTATAGAAAAACGTCAGAAGCCAATTAAAGAGAAAGAAAGTTACAAATGGCTCAAAAGTATGGATAGAAGTCAGATCGGTGTTCCAAACGAAATCCGATTGGTTCACGTTGGTGACCGCGAAGCGGATGTCTATGAGTTTTTTGACTATGCTATCGCAAATGAGCAGGATTTTCTAGTGCGAGTCGTCCAGAATCGAGTCACGACGGATGATTGCAAACTGTTTGATAAAGTCAAACAGTTACTTGCCGCAGGGAATATCGTAGTTGAAATTCCAAGGGATACGCGCCGGAATCTGCCCAAACGCGAAGCCACACTTGAAATTCGATATAGCCGGGTGAATATAAAAGCTCCTGTCAATACGCCCAAGAAATTTGTGAAACACGGAACGGTTACTTTATCGATCGTGCATGTTCATGAAATAAATCCTCCCGAAGGGATCGAGCCGATTGAGTGGTACTTGGTTACCAGTTTCAACATCGCGAATCTGGACGAGGCCGTAGAGAAGGTAAGCTGGTATATCCACAGATGGAAAATTGAGCGTTTTCACTACATTTTAAAAAGTGGTTGCGAAATCGAAAAAAAGCAAAACCGGACAGCAGAACGCTTACAAAAATTAATCCTTGTGTATTCGATTCTATCGGTTCGCATCCTAGGTATGACGTATATGGCCAGACAAAATCCGGAGGCTCCGTGTACTATATTCCTGGAGGAAGAAGAGTGGAAGGTCTTGTATTGTATTGCAACTCGAACTTCAACTCCTCCAAAAACCGCTCCAACGATCAAAGAGGCCGTATCATATTTGGCCAAACTTGGCGGATTCCTTGGACGCAAAGGAGATGGTGAACCTGGTGCACAAGTGATATGGAAAGGACTCAATGAGTTAAATACTGTACTTAAACATCTTAGATACCTATATCCATAATTTAGATGCGTTATGGGTCAAGCATAGCCTCTATAGGTGGGGGAACACCGCTTCCTGCATCAGTCGGGGTTGAGTCCCCGACTAATGTGCCAATGTTCGGCGACAACCGAACGAGTTCAAACGTCCCATGACAAAAAATATTGATATTACCTTTGCCCCTGGTATCAGCTTTGCTGGTACAGGGCTATTTCTTTACAAACTGGGCGAGCCTCTCACGGGCATCGGCGAAGTCTCCTAGACTCGAATAGCCGTATAGCGTCTCCAGCCTCAGTCCGTCATCCAGTGGGCGTCCAATCAGTTCAAGGATGGTCTCCTTGGCGGATCGAACGGCATTGCGGCTGTTGCGCCGTATCATGCGCGCCGTTTCCTCGGCGGCCTGCATCAATTCTTCCGACGACACGATGCGGGTGACCAATCTTAGTGCGAGCGCCTCCTGGACTGAGACCTCCCGCCCTGTCAGGGTGAGATCAAGGGCTACGCCAATCCCGGCCACAGCCACCAGGCGGACCAGGCCGCCATCGCCTTGGTGCAGGCCATAGCGTACCTCGAAGACACCGAATTTGGCCTTTTCGGAAGCGATGCGGATATCACAGGCCAGAGCGATTTCCAGGCCGGCGCCGATGGCATAGCCGTTGATCGCGGCAATGATGGGCTTGTAGAGACGGTGCTGCCCACGAGTCAGCCCACCGCCGAGGCCATGGGGGATATTCTTGCGAACATCCAGCATGTTAGCTTCCTCCCACTTGGGGATAAAGGTCTTCAGATCGGCCCCAGCGCAAAAAGCCCGCCCGCTGCCGGTGAGAATGGCCACATCTACGGCATCGTCGTCGGCGAAATCCCGCCATACTTCCTCCAGTTCCGCATTGGTGGCCTCGTCAATGGCATTCATCGCCTCGGGGCGATTGAGGGTGACATAGGCCACGCCATCGCGTTTTTCATAAAGAACATTGCTCATAATTATTGCCATTCCTTTCGCTTCGCTCAAGGCACAAAACAGGATGAAATTGTTGTGCTTGTAGCGACTTTTTTTATTCTAAACGCATAGGGGTACCTCGTTAACTACAAATCACGTGGAGGTGAGTGGGCTATTCCAGTTGTGGAGTGACCGCATAATTATATGTGGTCGAGTAGGCGGGGCCTCGCCGTTCGCGGCTTGCGCCCCTTCCCCCTCACAGATCCGTACGTGCGCAATTCACGCATACGGCTCCTCACATCATCATTCACAGATTGGTTTAGCCGTAGATATTGACGTAGATTTTGGGTTTTGGCAATTTGAATTTCCCAAGCATTTCTCGAAAATTCTCCCAAGTAAAACTTTTGCGCTGGCTTCTGCGGTTTAGCCACTTATACATCAGATTAATCGTTTGGTCGTAAAAGGAGTGAATCATCTTGAAGTTGTCCGTTATCCCGTAGTAGCGATAGTGTCCTGCTAGCTTGGAGCGTATCGTCCTGAGAAATTCCTCTTGTTCCATGTGCCGATTAAACCTGATCCACGTCTTCATGGCTTTCATCTTTTGTCTGAATTTCTTCCCGCTCGTTTTACGTTTGACGCGGAAAGCGCCCCTTTGGCTTTTGGAACAGTAATGGGTGAATCCCAGAAAGACGAATGTTTCCGGTTTTCCTTCCCCTCGCCTCTTCCTATTCGTCTCCGCAAAACGTCCGAATTCGATGATTTTCGTTTTCTCTTCCGCTATGCTAAGATTGAATTTACTCAACCTGTTCCGAAGTGCTGCATAGAATCTTTCTGCATCGTCTCTATATTGGAAGCAGCATACGAAATCATCGGCAAAACGCACCATTTCAGCCTGACCCTTGCAATGCTTCTTCACCGCCACTGCAAACCAGATATCCAGCACGTAATGTAAATATACGTTCGCAAGTATGGGTGAAACCACCGACCCTTGCGGAGTACCTTCTTCGGTTGGCTCGAATTCGCCGTCCTCTTGTATACCTGCTTTCAGCATACGTCTCACCAGACGGTGGATGTTCGGGTCCCCTATTCGCAAGTTCAGGAATTTCATTAACCATTCGTGGTCGACGTGATTGAAGAAACCCTTAATGTCTGCATCCACTACGTAGTTTATTTTTCCTCGTTCGATGATCACAGTCAGCTTCTTCAGTGCATCGTGCATGCTTCGTCCCGGGCGGAATCCATACGAGAAATTCATGAAGTCTTGTTCATAAATCGCTTCCAGCACATTCTTCAGCGCGTCTTGCACCAGCTTGTCTTCATAAGCAGGGATTCCAAGCGTGCGCATGCTTTTCTCATCCTTGGGAATATAGGTTCTACTGGCGGGTTGCGGTCTGTAGCTTTTCTGCCTCAACCGCTTTTCCAGATTCTCCACATTGGCTTCCAGATTTGCCTCGTACGCTTCTTTCGTAACTCCGTCGACACCCGTTGCCTTTTCCGATTTCATCTTTCTGTGGCTTTCCATTAACGTTTGCGCGTTAATGAAGTGCCCGATGGAGGTAAACCGCAGCTTCGGGTCGGCTTTGGCCATCTCTGCTATTCTTGCTAATTTCGTTTCCATTCTTCTCCACCTCGGTGTGTGGTAAATGTTTCCTTACCAAGATCGATTCTGTGTCGCCTGCCTTTCCTCCACCAGCATTACACCGGCTTCATTGGTAATACGCGGCGATCCGACTCCCTGACTGCCATTTGGCTTCCTTACGTTTTACCGCTTGTCTGCCATACTCCTGCAGTTGTTCCTAAAGAGTACTCGACTGTAGAAGAGCGTCAGGGCCTCCCGAGTTGCTAAGTAACCATTGGTATACATGCCTGGCTCTTCGACCCCGGGGAAGCTCCTTCAGACTAGTAGATCGATTCAAAAATAAGCTTTAAATTGAACATGCTACTTTGCGGCAGATTCCATGCCATATTTCCAACGAAACGGAATCGGATTGGCATTGATTTCTTTCAAGTAGAGTTCAATCCGTTCTTTTAATTCTTCCTTGGACGCAACCCGAATTCCGCGAAGGAAAGAGCGCGACATTTTGGAAAAGAAAGTTTCAATCACGTTGAGCCAAGAACCATGCTTGGGAGTGAACACGAACTCGAAGCGATTGGGAACCGTATCTAAGTACGCTCTTGTCTCCTTGGATGTATGGGCGGAATGATTATCTAAAACAACTTGAATTCGTAAGTCTGGTTCATAATGGGTATCAAGCATTTTTAGAAAGTCAACAAATTCCCGACTGCGATGGCGATCCACAACCGATCCGAGTACTTCGCCGCTAACAAGATCGATAGCCGCCATGAGCGTCACTGTACCATGGCGCACATACTCATAATCTCGGGAAATCGTCGGATGCTCACCGGGAACCGGCGGCAAGTCAAGCGAAGTTGTCCCGATGGCTTGGATCCCAGGTTTTTCATCGTATGAGACAACAACATCACAGGACATTTGAAAGTTGTCATTTTCGATCTTCCATTCGACCTGTTGATAGACATGCAGCACCTGCGCACGTTTGGTATCGAAATCAGGATCTCTGCGCTCTACGTAATACGACACTTTATGCGGTTTCAGGTCATGAGACGAAAGGATGCGCGAAACGGTTCCTTTCGCCATTCGCGCTGCGCTGGGATGACCTTCTGCCATTGCATGTTGGCGAACGTGTTGGGCAAGCAGGCTCATGGTCCACAATTCATATGAGTACCCCAGTTCCTTAGGTTTTTGACAAGCGAGAGACACAATCCACGCTCGGGCTTCCGGTGTTAATTCCACCGGACGACCGGAACGTTTAAAATCTTCCAATGCTTGTCTCACACCGAATTGGAGTGCTTTCTTAATGCATGTATCTGTGTTAGGTACGCTAATTCCCATCCGTTTGGCAATCTGAGGCGAACTCATCCCATCGGCATAGTGAAGAAGAATCGTTGCACGCTCCACACGGCGCACCTGTTCGGTTCGAGAATTACAGATTTTTTGAAGGTATTGTTTATCTTCTTCACTTAACAAGAGTGCTGCTTTTTTGGAACGTG
Above is a window of Fodinisporobacter ferrooxydans DNA encoding:
- a CDS encoding IS4 family transposase, with the protein product MFSFWGPLYLLSVQDTCMLNYTSHKNTKGLGDFGAGPVQRGLIIHSTLAVTTKGIALGLLDQFIWTRDPEDRGKRIEKRQKPIKEKESYKWLKSMDRSQIGVPNEIRLVHVGDREADVYEFFDYAIANEQDFLVRVVQNRVTTDDCKLFDKVKQLLAAGNIVVEIPRDTRRNLPKREATLEIRYSRVNIKAPVNTPKKFVKHGTVTLSIVHVHEINPPEGIEPIEWYLVTSFNIANLDEAVEKVSWYIHRWKIERFHYILKSGCEIEKKQNRTAERLQKLILVYSILSVRILGMTYMARQNPEAPCTIFLEEEEWKVLYCIATRTSTPPKTAPTIKEAVSYLAKLGGFLGRKGDGEPGAQVIWKGLNELNTVLKHLRYLYP
- a CDS encoding enoyl-CoA hydratase/isomerase family protein, with translation MSNVLYEKRDGVAYVTLNRPEAMNAIDEATNAELEEVWRDFADDDAVDVAILTGSGRAFCAGADLKTFIPKWEEANMLDVRKNIPHGLGGGLTRGQHRLYKPIIAAINGYAIGAGLEIALACDIRIASEKAKFGVFEVRYGLHQGDGGLVRLVAVAGIGVALDLTLTGREVSVQEALALRLVTRIVSSEELMQAAEETARMIRRNSRNAVRSAKETILELIGRPLDDGLRLETLYGYSSLGDFADARERLAQFVKK
- the ltrA gene encoding group II intron reverse transcriptase/maturase, with translation METKLARIAEMAKADPKLRFTSIGHFINAQTLMESHRKMKSEKATGVDGVTKEAYEANLEANVENLEKRLRQKSYRPQPASRTYIPKDEKSMRTLGIPAYEDKLVQDALKNVLEAIYEQDFMNFSYGFRPGRSMHDALKKLTVIIERGKINYVVDADIKGFFNHVDHEWLMKFLNLRIGDPNIHRLVRRMLKAGIQEDGEFEPTEEGTPQGSVVSPILANVYLHYVLDIWFAVAVKKHCKGQAEMVRFADDFVCCFQYRDDAERFYAALRNRLSKFNLSIAEEKTKIIEFGRFAETNRKRRGEGKPETFVFLGFTHYCSKSQRGAFRVKRKTSGKKFRQKMKAMKTWIRFNRHMEQEEFLRTIRSKLAGHYRYYGITDNFKMIHSFYDQTINLMYKWLNRRSQRKSFTWENFREMLGKFKLPKPKIYVNIYG
- a CDS encoding IS630 family transposase, yielding MARSKKAALLLSEEDKQYLQKICNSRTEQVRRVERATILLHYADGMSSPQIAKRMGISVPNTDTCIKKALQFGVRQALEDFKRSGRPVELTPEARAWIVSLACQKPKELGYSYELWTMSLLAQHVRQHAMAEGHPSAARMAKGTVSRILSSHDLKPHKVSYYVERRDPDFDTKRAQVLHVYQQVEWKIENDNFQMSCDVVVSYDEKPGIQAIGTTSLDLPPVPGEHPTISRDYEYVRHGTVTLMAAIDLVSGEVLGSVVDRHRSREFVDFLKMLDTHYEPDLRIQVVLDNHSAHTSKETRAYLDTVPNRFEFVFTPKHGSWLNVIETFFSKMSRSFLRGIRVASKEELKERIELYLKEINANPIPFRWKYGMESAAK